atgttctatgttctatgaggtgATCACTTAGTCCCTGCAGCAAGTCCCATCATTTAATTAGATCATCATTCACCTATGATCTAATTCCACATTCCTGCCCTAATCCATTTGATTAACAAAAGAAAAGCTGTTGATTTCAAATTTAAAAATTAACTATTGATTTAACATCTATTTCCATTTGCAGATATCAAATTTACATCATATGTAAGTGCACCAAATCTTTATTCCAGTAAGATCCAGTTGTAATTTTTAAGTATGTCTATCCATCAGTTCCCACTAATATCTGAAAACCTCAGTTAAATCAATCTTTACCTTCCCAATTCCACCAATACTACCCTAGTTACTGTAGTCTTTCCTCATAACCTAAACCTTGAAGTCCAGTTATCATTCAGGTAAAGTCAATGTCCTTCCTAATTCCAAATTCCTGTCCGGAAGCAGGGTCACTGaatttgaaacgttaactctgctttctctccacagatgctgccagacctgctgactttttccagaaatttctgtttttgtttgcttCATATATTTCCTAATTATTGGCACTGAGATCTGACCAGAGTTCGGCAGGTTTAACTAGAGTTTTATGCAGCTTTCACATAACTTTAGCTCATGATATCTTCATGACAATCTTTCTCTCTTGCTCTACCTTAGCTCGTCATTCGAAGACGTCCTTTGTTCTATGCAGTTAGTTTGCTGTTACCCAGTATCTTCCTTATGGTCATGGACATCATTGGGTTTTATTTGCCTCCggacagtggggagagagtgtcATTTAAAATTACTCTTCTTCTGGGGTATTCTGTTTTCCTTATCATTGTGTCTGACACTCTTCCAGCCACAGCTATTGGCACTCCACTGATAGGTAAGTGGGAACTTCTTCCACTTGTGACTTTGACTGTATTCTGTGTTTGGTTAAATACTGAATGTTGGACATGAAACCTTTTCAAGAGAAAACCGGCATTAGAAATTGTATCCTGGAAACAGAGACCTACTGATCATAGAGTTGTTATAGGtcagaaggaagctatttggcccatcaagaccaTTTCATAACCAATCCCACAGCTAAGCAAACCCAAGAGGGAAAATGACAAATAAACAGAaatagattgatgagggaagagttaATTAATAgttaacacaaacagggaaggtcATAGCTACTTAACTACGTTGTCTAAGCATTGGTACAAGTACAGCCTACATAAAAGCAGCAAAGaggagtcctgaagaagagtaATATTAGACTCGAAAGGTTGTCATGGTtactctctctctacagatgctgccagctctcgtgagtttctccagcaatgtctacctttatttcagatttctagcatccctCAGTGTCCTACATACAAACCCCATAGGTTTCTTTGAAGAGCTGACgagacaggtcgatgaaggtcgagctgtggatgtggtgtatatggacttcaacaaggcatttgataaggttccccatggtaggctcattcataaagtcaggagatatgggatacagggagatttggttgtCTGGAttctatttggatgctgcctgaactgctgtgctcttccagcaccactaatccagaatctggtttccagcatctgcagtcattgtttttaattcgtggattcagaattggttggctgacagaaggcagagagaggttgtagatggaaagtattctgcccggatgtcagtggtgagtggtgttcctcagggctctgttcttgggcctctgctctttgtagattttataaatgacttggatgaggaggttgaggggtgggttagtaaatttgccaatgacacaaaggttggaggtgccattgataatattgagggctattgcaggctgcagtgcaacatatacaggatgcagagctgggctgagaaatggcagatggagttcaacctggataaatgcaaagtgatgcatttaggaaggtcgaagttgaatgctgaatataggattaaagacaggattcttggcagtgtggaggaacagagggatcttggtgttaagtgcatagatccctcaaagttgccacccaagtggatagggttgttaagaaagcatatgatgttttagctttcatttacagggggatcgagtttaagagctgcaaagttttgctgcagctctacaagaccctggtgaggcaacacttggaatattgtgttcaattctgattgcccttttataggaaagatatggaggctttggagagggcacATAGAAgtttgaccaggatgttgcctggactcgagagcttgtcttacaaagagaggttgattaagaTTGGATTTTTcgctctggagagaaggagaaagagaggtgacctgatcaaggtatacaaggtaatgagaggcatggattgagTCAATAGCCAGGAGACTTtctcccagggcaggattgactggcacgataGTTTTAAGATATAGAAGGAAGGTATAGaagagacgtcagaggtaggttctttacacagagagttgtgaatgcatggaatgcgttgccagctgtggtggtggaagcagagtcattcgggacatttaagcgactggtggacaagcacatggatagcagtgaattgagaggtgcgtaggttaggttattttattttagattaggaataatcctcggcataacatcgtgggccaaagggcctgttctgtgctgtacttttctatgttctatgttctatgtttggaTTACAAATCTATATTTTGTCACCCATCTGCTTAATTTTGAGTGCCATGGAATTCTTCAGGAACCATGTTTAGGCATGTCCCTGTCTAGCCTCAGCCAATTTTAAAATGGTAGTGTGAGAGCCTTCTGATTTTCTGATTCAGAGTGGCTCCACTGATGTGGACATTTACCTTGAATGTTCAGTGGGAGAAGATAGACTTGTTCTGCTTAGaacaaaggagattgaggggataTTTGATAGAGATATATAAGATTATGGCAGATTTAGATAAAAGACAAAGAAAAAACATTCCCATTAATTGATGGAACAAGATCAAGGGTTCTCAGATTTAGGATTCTGCAGAAGGCATGCATGGGGAGGATGTGAAGAAGGATTTTTTTAAGCAATGAGTTGTAACAAACTGGGCTTCTCTGCCTGTGAGGATGGGAAGGTGGAGATGATGTCTGAATTGAGGGAAATAAATCATCAGGActatagggagagagcaggggaataGAACTCAACAATTTGCTCTCCAGACAGCCAGCATTGGCTTGATGGACCAAAAATCTTCCTCCAGTGCCACAATGATCCTTCGGCCCTTAAGGACTGAAAGAATTAGCCTGGTGCTGACACAGGCACATCTTTGTTTCCTCTTGCTCTCTAATCAAACCACGAAGGACTACATGATAAATTTAAAGCATATGAAACAAATCAGAAAATCAGAAGGCTCTCACACTACCATTTTAAAATTGGCTCCATCATTCATCAGTAATACTAGTCAGAAATAAAATATTTGAGTATCCCCTATTTTCTCACAATGGGGGCTCCATTGCAGTCAATGACTGCCTTTACTTACCTCATTTGTGCAACCTTCACACATTGCTAATGACATTATCACTCTGCTTTCAGAGGGAGACATTGTTGAAGTTTCAGTCTTGAGTTTGGTTTGCTGCAGTCCACGTTTTAATGTGGACTATGCAGCCTATATATGCATAACGCTGTTTAACTATAGTCCTTTTGCTGTTTGTGATCTGAAAACATCAAATGCTGGAGGCCACAGCAGGTCAGCTAACATTCATGGAgacagagcaagctaatgtttcgaggcTCAAAGACACCTCATCAGAGTTGATGAAgtgtcatctagacttgaaatgttagcttgctctctctccatggatcatagaatcctgacagtgtggaaatacACCATTTGGCCtcacaagtctacaccgaccctctgaagagcaacccaccagatccattcccctaccctattactctacatctaCCTTGActatacacctaacctacacatccatgaacactatgggcaatttagcatggccaattcacctgacctaaacatctttggattgtgggaggaaaccggagcacccaaatgaaacccacacagaaatggggagaatatgcaaactccacacagccagtcgcccaaggctggaatcgaacccggttccctagcgctgtgaggtagcattgcAAACCACTCATCCACCATGCCGCTGCCTGACCCGAtgcgatctccagcatttgttgtttttagtacagatttcagcatctgcagtaagttGCTCCGACATTGTTTTGAGTTTTACCGGCAGCCACTTTCTGCCTCCAACTCATTGACACtgctcagagtcaaaaagtgtggcagaaaagcacagtcggtcaggcagcatccgaggagcaggagtgtcgacGTTTCtagcataaactcttcattaggaatgtgaaCTTATGCTCgtaacattgactctcctgctcctcggatgctgcctgactagctgtgcttttctagcaccacacgttttgactctgatctccagcaactgcagtcctcactttctcccgtcACTGCTCAAAGGTTCACTTTCATGCTTAATGGTTGATTATTTCAGTAACCAAATTCTATTCTTCTCTCCCCTTGGCCCCTCCCCATTCCAGGTGTATACTTTGTGGTTTGCATGGCTCTGCTGGTGATCAGCCTGACCGAGACCATTCTCATTGTGCGACTGGTCCACAAGCAGGACCTCCAGCCACACGTGCCAGAGTGGGTGAAGAGTCTGATTCTGGACAAAGCCACGGTCTTGCTCTGTCTCCGCAACAAGACTCAGTTCCACTCCATGCATCGCCACAGTGGAACACCAGATAATGCCAGGGACAGAAAGGGCAGCACGGGTAGGTGAATGAATGCCAGGGCAAGCTAGGGTAAAGTTGAGCAGAAATGCCACAGAGGGACACCTGGGACTGTGAAATATGAAATTGATGGCCAGTGAAGACTAATTGATACATCAAGACTGACTCATGCATCCTGACAGCTAGTGCACCTTGGGGATGTCCTGAGTTTATGGATGGTGTGATATAAATGGAAAGGCCTTTGTTTAACTTTTGCAGGTCAGGGTCTCACATTATGTTTTAACACCTGAGCTACACGAATTGTGGGACACTTGAGTCCCCCAGCAGCAGTTTGCATTTGCACAGCACCTGTAACatctgcttctcaggcaggttaTCGAGGAGAAAATTTGACTCTGGGCCCCATCAGGAATTGGTAATCCAAAACTTGGCCAAAGAGGTAGACTTCAAAGAGTGGCTtaaagaaggagagaagggtTTGGAGATTTAGGGAGAAAATTCCATCTTCAGGGCTTAGGTGGCTGAAGGCACGGCCACTCAGTGGAGGGATGATAAAAATTGGGAATGCTCTAGAGGCAAGTATTGGAAGAATGCTGATATCTCAGAGGTTTGTAGGGCCAGATTAGATTACAAAGTTAAGGAGGAGTTGTGGCCGTAGATGGATTTCAAACAGAGAAACTGTGAtttctttctttgtctgtatcttGACAGTGCAGCTGAATCACTTTGCCTGTGAGAATGGGACAGACTGCGAGAAACCAATTAGCTCCAGCTTCCCTCAGGCAGACTCactcctcactgtggacaacatccTGCACGAGATCTCAGCAATTCGCCAATTCCTAGAGAAGAGGGATGAGTGCAGAGATATCGCCAAGGAGTGGCTGCAGATTGGGTATGTTTTGGACGTACTCCTTTTCCGTGTATACCTACTGGCTGTCCTGGCCTATGGGATCAGCCTGGGTACTCTGTGGTCCATTTGGCAGTACTCTTAAGTCAACAACACAACAGGCTGTACACCTGCTCCACCTGATGCAGTATAAATAACTTGCTTTATCCCTGATGTAATGCTGTGTTTACACAACAGAAGTATGCCATTGGAGCTCAACAGGCTCATTGCTAGCTCCACATAAACCAACTTGCACCCTCTTCATCCAGCCCTGTGAGTGTCACCCTCTATTCCTCTCCCTATAACACACTTCCCCTTACGTACTCCTatgatttgatttttaaaaattcaaaaggttttctgcaatctctcacacatGGATTCATATGCCTTTTCTGCATTAACAGGAAAGATTTCTACTTATGCAACTCCAGCCCCCCACTCCCAACCACCCATCCCCCCCCAACTCCgttcccctcacccctcccccattaTGGCTATAGTGGAATTAAAGTATAATCTCAACACCGTCTATTAAATACAGGTTCATTTTAGGTCCCCACAGAAGATTCTAGTCAGCCCCTCTGAGCTCTCTGTCCTTGTTCTCCCTGTGTAATAATTTTTATTTCACATGTATTTCATAAATGTTGATGATATTATAAACTCTGTAGGAAGGTCTTGCCTCTTCCCAATCAGATGTCTTTCATATTCTAAGCAGCATAAAATGTACTTCCCTTAGTTTCATCagctcttaatcatgatcatTCCTGCATAACATTTATACAGTTACTCTGCCCATTTTGCCTGGACATTTCTTACATCTAAACCTATTCTGGTTGGACACATACCACCCACAGCCATGTTCTCAGATCACACACACCTGTGTGATCAGATCATGTTCTATTTACTGAGCACTGTAACTAGCAGCAATATTGCAGTATTGCACCGATTGCCTCTGCCAATGCTCATTCTAACTACAGCCTTGAAATGTGACCTTGACTGTTTCCTCAAGCAGTCTTAGCACAAACACACTCAGGCTACCTTTTAACCTTAATGTTCCCAATCCGAAGTGTGGTATGTCTACATTACTCCAATGAAGTTCTTGACACATGAAGTTATCTATTCAGCCAGAGATGTCTAGAGTTAGAACCGCAAGAGCTTTCAAATACGCATCCTTACTACATTTTCCAAGCAGATCCCTTTGCTTGAGCATGTATATATGGTGGCATCAAATTGACAAATTGAACATTCCAATTTTTGACCCACTACACCCATCAGAAACTGGCACAGTCAGATCATCCAGCAATTCTATGGAGTTCACTAATGAACTGAATAATAGGTGAATCCAATTGTGTCAATTTTCCATTCAGACTACGTCTTTTAATATTCAATAATCCAGAAGATGGAACATAACTCCATTATTCATTCTACAAAAAGGTGAGACATTCCTTTTTGTCTCAGTGGTGATTTGCCCAAAGCTAATCTGATATGATTGAGTACACTGCCTCTCCTGAATTGATATCTTATTGAAGCCTCAAAGCAATATTAGGCAGTTTAAAAGACTGTTGTTCCACACAATTTTATCATGATTTGATCGACAGGATCAGTTAAAACAATTATCATAAATGTTGGTGATATTGGAAACACAATCTCTTCTCATTCAGATCTCTTCCATATTACAGGCAGCACAAAGTATACTTCCCATAATTTCatgaggtttatttgaaatcacagccCCTTCATCACCTGTTGAcctctaacctggtgtcatgtgatttctgactttgtccacccaagcccaacactggcacctccacagaCCTTGCTAGTAATGTCCACACCATGAAAGGTCTATTAAAAAAATCTGACTGACTTCCTTGAATACACCCTAACTGTGCTGAAACTCAGAGTCATTTCTGTATCTCCTGCTTTAACTCTGTGGATCTTTCTCACCTCCCTCCAACAATCAGCAGCATCGTGACTACCAAATGCAGCCACAGTGTGGTCACAATGAACTCATACATTGCATTTGGTGCTTCACCTTCAAAAACAACAGAAAAGTTTTAACTTGACACAAAATCTGCAGAGAACTTAATTCACAACTATTGCTGAAAGTTATTAAGTTAACAAAATATGATAACATAATTTTTTATTTTATCTAAATAAGTAAATATAGATAAAAGATATTTATAAAGTCAACTTTCACCATTAAGGTTGCACACTACAGGCTTGAAGATTTCTCTTTCCAAGGTGGAGGGGTTGAAAATTTGAAGTAAGTAAGTATCTGTAATGGCTtctgtacatagaacatagaactgtacagcacaggaatgggctcTTCAGCCCAGagtgttgtgccaaacatgactccaaattaaactaatctcttCAGCCTGACCTTGATCCATATACCTCCATTCCTCGTGGAGGTATATGGATAAggcctattaatccagagacccaaataACGTATTGAGGtcctaggttcaaatcctgccacagcagatggtggaacttgcattcaataaaaatctggaatgaagagtctaatgatgaccctgaatcaattgttgattgtcagaaaaacccatctggttcactaatgtccttcagggaagaaaacagccatccttacctggtctggcctccatgtgactccagacccacagtaaagtGTTTGACTCTTCACTACCCTCTGGGAAATTTATGATGGGTAATAACGCCCTCATCACATGAatgaattgatttttaaaaattggaattccatgtcttcttccagtctcctgataATCTCAGGAGTTATTGAATTCTCTGATCTGTGAAAAGGGCTCCTTTTGTTATCTACCAGTCAATTAAATCACAGATGACCCCTTTTTCTGCCTTTCTTGGTCTGTCTGCTTTTGGCTAAAGGTGTATAAATGGGAATTGTCATATAACATATGGCAGCCATTTTTATATGCTGTGTCTATTATGTAAAAGGTCAACTTAATCTTCTTTATGCAATGTCTTGATTTCATGGTTGTAACAGTTGGGATTTTAAAAGACCCAAGTTTGACGTAACTGAACTGCACATTATTGATTTGTCCCGGGTTCGCACACCTCCTTGGTGTCTGCATCCTGGACTACGCCCCTTCATGTTTGACTTTAAAAAGAATGAAGTTTCCTGGCATTAAAGACATATCATTTAgattactttctcaaagaactttGCAGTCCAAGATTCATCTTCGAGTGTATTGGATTGACTTTTCTGAATGAATTGGTTCTCGAATCAACCTCTTGTAACAATGTTCTGATCAAATGTATTGCAACCTTTAATCAGCTTGATGTAGGTACCCTGCTGTAAATGTACAAATATATTGAAATAAAACACACGACTGAATGAAAGTAGCCTCTGTGTATTTATATGCAATATCAATGCTCACATGATTTATATGATGAGCTAACAATCATGAATAGACTTAACCTGCAAAATATTCTAATTGTGTTTCTGCTACTTCCTAAATTCACACGCTTTGCTTGGGAGAGTGGTCTCAAGGTCAGGATTTCACAAAAT
Above is a genomic segment from Chiloscyllium punctatum isolate Juve2018m chromosome 23, sChiPun1.3, whole genome shotgun sequence containing:
- the htr3a gene encoding 5-hydroxytryptamine receptor 3A, whose translation is MNFYSFWASVPLIFTALLLSEGWRSGNQTAGSRPSLLQLSNYLMTNYSKGVRPVRDWRKTTTVAIDVMVYAILNVDEKNQVLTTYIWYRQIWTDEFLMWNPKDFDDIKQISIPTANVWMPDILINEFVDVGKSPDIPYVYVDHEGRVKNYKPIQVVTACSLDIYNFPFDVQNCTFTFTSWLHNIQDINISLWRSAELVKYDRSVFMNQGEWELLYVDTQFNEFNLERGLSVGYAEMRFFLVIRRRPLFYAVSLLLPSIFLMVMDIIGFYLPPDSGERVSFKITLLLGYSVFLIIVSDTLPATAIGTPLIGVYFVVCMALLVISLTETILIVRLVHKQDLQPHVPEWVKSLILDKATVLLCLRNKTQFHSMHRHSGTPDNARDRKGSTVQLNHFACENGTDCEKPISSSFPQADSLLTVDNILHEISAIRQFLEKRDECRDIAKEWLQIGYVLDVLLFRVYLLAVLAYGISLGTLWSIWQYS